The Acetoanaerobium noterae nucleotide sequence AAATACACTATGAATCCATTTGAAATCTTCCTAGAATATAGCATGAATGGAACTGATGATGATGAAGTTACATCCGTACAAGTACCGCCATTGTCGGTACACATTAAGCATATAGAAAAATGGCTGAATTGCTACGCTAACTTTGATGATTATCAATTATCAACAATTTCAAGTACCTTATATTCATTTTATGAAAGTAAAGGAATGAATATAGACATGGACTTAGCTAAGTTGAAACAATTTCCTCAATTTTTTATAAAAGATTATTACAAGTACCTTGTAGATTTAAAAAAAGTAGAAGAAGATGACTTTAAGAAAAATCTGTTAAATCAAATAGAAACGATAATTCAACCTATAAGTGTAGGTGCTGATGCTCACATTTGGAACAATATATCTAATTTTCCACAACTAAAAAAATTTACAGTATTTGATATTTTCGAGCTTAGAAATCTTGATACTAGAATTCTAACATCACAATATTATCTACTCATGGAAAGGCTTTGGCATGAGTGTGTTATTAATAGAATGAAAAATAAAAATTTACCTTCAGATAAACACACATTTTTAAGAATAGTTTGTGATGAACTTCATAAAATTCTTAGTACTAAGATTATAGCAACTGAATTTAAAAATCTTAGCAAAATGATAAGAAAATACGATGGTGGTTTAATGACAATTACTCAAGCCACTACAGACTATTTAAAAGAGGATTTGTTAGAAGAAGGAAAAGCTATTCTAAGCAGTGCAGTATATAAGTTTGTATTTGCACAGAATACTCAAGGACTTATAGACTCGAAACGAGTATTTGATTTAAATGATAAGGAAGTAGAATTATTAGCAAGTGCCACTCAATCTAATTGTCTTGCTATTTTTGGAAATTATAAAACTAAATTGGTAAATGTAATACCAGATTTTATACTAAAAGAAATATCATAGGTGTATTATGAAGCAATTAGTAAGAGCAATATTAGTAGCTAGTTTAATTATCGTTACTTTAATAAGTTTACTACT carries:
- a CDS encoding TraG/VirB4 family ATPase, giving the protein KYTMNPFEIFLEYSMNGTDDDEVTSVQVPPLSVHIKHIEKWLNCYANFDDYQLSTISSTLYSFYESKGMNIDMDLAKLKQFPQFFIKDYYKYLVDLKKVEEDDFKKNLLNQIETIIQPISVGADAHIWNNISNFPQLKKFTVFDIFELRNLDTRILTSQYYLLMERLWHECVINRMKNKNLPSDKHTFLRIVCDELHKILSTKIIATEFKNLSKMIRKYDGGLMTITQATTDYLKEDLLEEGKAILSSAVYKFVFAQNTQGLIDSKRVFDLNDKEVELLASATQSNCLAIFGNYKTKLVNVIPDFILKEIS